Within Gemmatimonadetes bacterium SCN 70-22, the genomic segment ACCTCTCCCTCCTGGGGCGCGCCATCGACGACCGTATCGCCGAGCCGGCGCGCGCAACGCTGCTGCCGGGGTTCCGCGAGGCGAAGGCGGCCGCGCTGGCGGCGGGGGCGCTGGGGGGCTCCATCTCGGGGGCGGGGCCCACCGCGTTTGCCCTCTGCGACGGGGAGACGGTCGCGACGCGCGTCGCCCAGGCCATGCGGGAAGCGTATGCCGCCGCGGGCGTGCAGGCGCGGGTGCGGGTCGCGGAGATCGACACCGCCGGCACGCGAGTCGAACACTTCACCGACTGAGACGTTTCGATGCCCCCCACTCCACGCGTGTGGCAGGTCTGCGACACCTGCGGCGAGCGACTCCCCGACGATGCCGCCGCGCCGCAGTGCCCGGCGTGCGGCGGGCTCCTCGCCATCGAGCACCCGGCTCCTGGCGAGACCGTCGCCACGCTCCGCCAGCGATTCGACGGCCGCTGCTGCATGACGTCGCCAGGCGCAATGCAGTCCGGCGTCTGGCGCTTCGCGGAGGTGGTGCACCCCACCGCGGGAGAGCTGGTGAGCTATCCCGAGGGGAACACCCCCCTCCTCGCGCGCCCCACCGTGCAGCGTTTCGCCCGCTGTGAGGGGCTTCTCCTCAAGCACGAGGGGATGAACCCCACCGGGTCGTTCAAGGACCGGGGGATGACGGTGGGCGTGACGCAGGCCAAGCGGATCGGCGCGCGCGCCGTCGCCTGCGCCTCCACGGGAAACACCTCCGCCTCGCTCGCCTCGTACGCGGCGCTGGCCGGGATTCCCGCCCTGGTCTTCGTCCCTTCGGGTCAGGTCGCCCTCGGCAAGCTGACCCAAACGCTCGCCTATGGTGCGCGGACCCTGCTGGTGAAGGGGGACTTCGACGCCTGCCTCTCCCTCGTGCGCGAGGCGAGCGCCCGGCTCGGGATCTACCTCCTGAACTCGATCAACCCGTGGCGCCTGGAGGGGCAGAAGACCATCGTCCTTGAGCTCCTGCAGCAGCTGCGTTGGGCCCCGTCCGAGTGGATCGCCCTCCCCGCCGGAAACCTGGGCAACACCGCCGCCTTCGGGAAGGCGTTGCGCGAGGCACACGCGTGGGGACTGATCCCCCGCCTCCCCCGCCTCCTCGCCGTCCAGGCGGCCGGGGCCTCCCCCTTCGCGCGAAGTTTTCGTGAAGGCTTCGCCACGTGCCATCGAGTGAGGGCCGAGACCGTTGCAACTGCCATCAAGATCGGCGCCCCGGCCTCGTACCACCGGGCCGTGGAGGCGATCCGCCTGACCGACGGCGTCGTCACCGACGTCTCGGATGCCGAGATCCTCGAGGCCAAGGCGGTGGTGGATGCGGCCGGCGTGGGCTGCGAGCCCGCCAGCGCCGCCAGCGTCGCGGGGGTGAGGCGCCTGCGAGCGGAAGGGGTCATTGCCCCCGGGGACCGGGTGGTCGCCATCCTGACGGGGCACGTGCTGAAGGACCCGGGGATCCTCCAGTGGTACCATCAGGAGGCTGCCCCTCCTCCCGCCAGCGCCAACCGTCCCGTGGAGATCGATCCCTCGGTCGACGCCGTGGAGCGCCTATTGCAGGACGGGTAACCCTCGTCGCGCCGTCACCTGCACGCGAGGGCGGGAACAGTGCCGCCGGAAGGGCGCTTGACTCGGGGGGCCCTCTCGGGGTCTTTCCCTACAAGCATTCCCCAATTGCAGGACTGGCCCCCGCGTGCCTGACGAGAAAGGTTGGTGCCAGAGCCGCGATTCGCCTATAATGTCGGTGCTTCTGGCGTGACGAAGCGTCCCCTTGCGGTACGCTCCGTTTTGTAGAGACGCAGTGCGCAGTCATTCGCTCCATCCACCAGAGGATTGCATGAGACAACGACTCGTAGGGGCTGCTGTGCTGGCGGCGGTGCTCGCCGCGGCACCGGCACAAGCGCAAAAGCCGCTCGCCCTCGAGCTGGGCGGCTTCGGGCAGTTCAACCTGTTCGATTCCAACCTGGACATCGATAACACCATCACCGCCGGTGGCCGTGCGGGGCTGCACCTCTTCAAGCGGATCTGGGCCGAAGGGGATATCCAGCTCGGAAAGGCCGACTGGAACGTGGGGAACGGCTCCACCAAGTCGCTGACGCTCCGCCCGTGGGCCGCGCGCATCGTCTGGGCGCCCAGAATCGGGGAGCGCACCAACTTCCTGATCGGCGGTGGCTACCAGCAGAACGTGTACGTCGGGCGCACCGAGACGGTCGCCGGACAGTACGAATCGAAGAACGAGTACGAGGACGCCATCACCGGCCTCATCGGCATCAAGCGCTGCCTGAACGAGAAGTGGAACTTCCGGGGCGACCTCGTCGGCGACTACAATCCGTCGCCCAACTACAACAGCACGGCCGGCACGCTCAACGGCGAGGCGACCAACCTCGGCGTGCGCCTCGGCTTCGGCTACTCGGTGAACGGGAACTGCTTCGAGAAGCCCGCTCCCCCGCCGCCGCCCCCGCCGCCGCCGCCGCCCCCGCCGCCGCCGCCGCCCCCGCCGGCCAACGAGCCGCCGGTCCTCACGATCACGGCCCCGGCCAACGGCGCATCCTTCACCGGCCCGGTCACCTTCACCGCGACCTGCACCGACAAGGAGGACGGCGCCATCTCCAGCCGCGTGACGTGGCGCAGCAACCGTGACGGCGACCTCGGCTCAGGCGCCAGCATCACCAAGGCGCTGACCCCGGGAACGCACACCGTCACCGCCACCTGCACCGATTCCAACGGGACCAGCGTGACGAGCCAGGTGA encodes:
- a CDS encoding threonine synthase, which translates into the protein MPPTPRVWQVCDTCGERLPDDAAAPQCPACGGLLAIEHPAPGETVATLRQRFDGRCCMTSPGAMQSGVWRFAEVVHPTAGELVSYPEGNTPLLARPTVQRFARCEGLLLKHEGMNPTGSFKDRGMTVGVTQAKRIGARAVACASTGNTSASLASYAALAGIPALVFVPSGQVALGKLTQTLAYGARTLLVKGDFDACLSLVREASARLGIYLLNSINPWRLEGQKTIVLELLQQLRWAPSEWIALPAGNLGNTAAFGKALREAHAWGLIPRLPRLLAVQAAGASPFARSFREGFATCHRVRAETVATAIKIGAPASYHRAVEAIRLTDGVVTDVSDAEILEAKAVVDAAGVGCEPASAASVAGVRRLRAEGVIAPGDRVVAILTGHVLKDPGILQWYHQEAAPPPASANRPVEIDPSVDAVERLLQDG